GGGAAAACAGTTCGTGCCCTATCGGGAACAAAAAGCGTATACATGAAATCATCCTTGCGGTTTAGCGCCTTATCCCCTGCCACAAATTCGATAGCTACCGTGTTCCCCTTCTTCTGAAAGTACTTCGATCGAAAGACAATATGCTCCTTAGCCAACTCGTACTTTACCGATTTACCATTGCATTCTACACTCTTTATGCTAGTGAAGTTCCCCGTAAAGTCCAAGACAACACGTCCAACATCATCCTTAAAATCGAATGAGATAGTTTCACGGCCTTGAACTGGCTCCGAAACCGCTTCAGGAATACTAAATCGAATGCTGTAGGAAAGGTTGCAGATGCTCTTTTCCCTTTCTTGAACTAGTTGATGCGAAACGCCAGCTTGTAAGTCGGCATTGTTTACTATTTTGTCGCACCCAAAAAGCATGGGCATCAGCAACAACAGGAGAGCACTTTTAACTCGCATATATTATTAATGTATTTTTTTGCGAGATTAAAGGTAGCCTTTATTTCAATAACAAGTAAAAAGACGATGATATTTCTGCTATCTCAGACATACTACAGCCGTTACATTACGTTTTAGGCAATTCTCGAAGCAAAGAGTTGCAGCTTCATTTTTAACACTTTTAGATGTTGATTTAAAATAAAAAGAGTTTTACTTTAACCATATCAAATTTTCCCGAAGAAACCATGGCAAGTGTAAAACAGCTAAAGAAAAAGGTAAAGTCGCTTTGCGACAACGTGCAAAATGAATGCTACGTAGAGTTGCTATTTGGTACAAGCAATGAGGTTGAGCTAATATGGAGCATCATGTCCCGCTGCGATAAGCTCCAGCAGGAAACCATTCGAAAGATAAACTCGAAGGAGTCGAAGAGGCTTCCGGCAAAAGAGCGGAGGGCTTACTTCAAAACGCTTTCCGATAGCTTTTACAGCAAAACGATGGGGTTCATCAACGACATGAACACCATTATCCCCTAGAAGTAGCGCGTACTATAGTGCTTCATTTCCTTTGCAAGCATTTTTGCCTTGGCGCCTGTGTGCTTATCGAGCAATGCCCAGAAGCTTGGTCCGTGGTTCTTTTCCACCGTATGGCATAGCTCGTGAAGGATTACATAATCGACCAAATAATCGGGCAGCTGCATTAGGTAAACGCTGAGGTTGATGTTGTTCTGATGCGAGCAGCTGCCCCACCGCGACTTTATCTTCTTTACCGCAACGTTGCCGTAGGTAAATCCGCAGCCCGATGCCAGCTGCGCAACGCGCTGGGGGAACATTTCTTTTGCCTCCAACGTCCATGCCCGCTCGATAGCCTTTACCGTTATATCCTGCACGGTTGGGTGCTCGGTATCGACTCCTTCGGGAACTGATATCAGGATTTCGTTTTGCAGGATGCGGCACGAGACAACGCCCTTTTCTGCCGCATGCCGTACGAAGGTGAGGGTTCTCTTTTTCGTCCTAAACGAGGAGGACTCGTTGAACACCGTCTTCCGGGTTTCGAGGTTAGCCATCTTCTTCCTGGCCATCTCAATCCAATCGGCCTTTTGGAGCACAAAATGCTCGGCATCCTCGAACCTGACGCTGTAGGGCATGGTTACCACGACCCCCTTGAATGGCTTTACCACGATGGAGACGCGCCGTACCCCCTTCTTTTTCTGGTAGCAGACCTCTCCTACCTCGGCATACGTAACCACCTTCGCGCTTTTCTCCATTACTTTGAGCTTATCCATCCGTCAACCCCCAGCGATTTTGCGCGTTCCTGCTCCGCCTGCGCCTCCTCGTAGGTCTTGTAGGTTGCGGTTACCACCGAGTAAACGGTACTTCGATGAAGCACATGCCCCTTTATCTTCTTTTTTGCCAGGTTTTCTACGTGCTTGTCTGCACCTTCGCTGGTTTGGAACGAGCCGAGCACCACCACGTAGGTTTTACCGGCTGTGCTGGACGATTCCTTGGCTCCCTTTTTGGGGTCGGCGGCAGCAACCTTCTTGCTATCGGCTGACTTAGGGGCTTCCACCTTCTTGGCTGGCTCGGCATCCTTTACGGGCTTCTCCTGATCGGTGCTGGTGGGCTTGTTGACCGTTTTTTCTACCGTAGAGACAACCTGGTCGTCGATGGCATCCTGGGCAACCTCCTTGGCCTCCAGCTTCTCGGTTTCGGCAGCCTTCTGCTCCGAATCTATTGGATCGAGCACAATCTTTGGCTTTGAAGCGTCGGATTGGCTTCCGAAGATATCTGACCAGAAAAAGTTGAGCACGAAAAGCGCACCCGCAAGCAGAATAAAGCTAACCAGCAGCGCTTTTGGCTTTCGCCTTGGCGCGGTGGGGGTGCTTGTCTCGCTCGCGCGCGTCACTTGCTCCTGCTTCTTTTCCTCCTTGATCGGCTTCGATGGCCGGCTTTCCACCTTTTTCTCGGCCTTCACTTCGGCTGCGGCAGGCTTCTGCTCGATTTGCTCGAGGACAGGTTCAACCTCCTTACCCGTATCGGCTGCGGGGGCCTCCGCCTGCGAGGGCGAGAATATGATGTTGGGGATGGCGCTTGCCGCCTCCTCTACTGGCTTTCCGACCAGCTCGGGCTCCACCGGAGCGCTGGGGGCTACCTCGGCTACGGGCATGCTAGCAGCAGCCTTAACAGGTGCCTCCTCGGAAGGTGAGGTGATGGAGAATGCCGCATTCCCCTGCTTATCCTTGTAGAAGAAGCCCAGCCCAGGAATCTCGTAGGCCTTCTTATCGACGTTTAGGGCCGTCTTCACGGCCTCCACGAAGGCTGCCACCTGCAGGCGGGCATCGTCCTTAGGCAGCCCGTGCGCGTGGGCCAGCTCGCCCTCCAGAAAGCCATCGTTGTACTTCAGGAAGGGGCTAAACGTTATGTTTTCTTTCGTAAGGATGCTGCTAAGGGTGCTATCTTTTATCAGGAATGCGCCAAAATCGGGTATGATGACCCTTTTACCTTGCGATACGAGTGATTTGATGACAGTTCCTACCATTACTTTATTGCTATTACAGAGGTAAGCAAAGGTATTGTTTATTTCATTTTTTGGTGCAGCCTCGGAGCAGCGCCAAGCTAAAAAGTTAAAGCCACCCGAGCCGCTACCGCAATCGGCCCTGCCGCTGGTGCAACGGCGTATGACCGCTTCGCAATTGACCTTGGCCATGACGCAATGACATGTGGCAGTCTCGCAATCGAGTTTGGCCATGACGCAATGACATATGCCGGTCTCGCAATTGAGTTTAGCCATGACGCAATGGCATGTACCGGTCTCGCAATTGAGTTTAACCATGACGCAATGACATGTGGCGGTCTCGCAATTGAGCTTGGCCATA
This window of the uncultured Acetobacteroides sp. genome carries:
- a CDS encoding SprT family zinc-dependent metalloprotease, which encodes MEKSAKVVTYAEVGEVCYQKKKGVRRVSIVVKPFKGVVVTMPYSVRFEDAEHFVLQKADWIEMARKKMANLETRKTVFNESSSFRTKKRTLTFVRHAAEKGVVSCRILQNEILISVPEGVDTEHPTVQDITVKAIERAWTLEAKEMFPQRVAQLASGCGFTYGNVAVKKIKSRWGSCSHQNNINLSVYLMQLPDYLVDYVILHELCHTVEKNHGPSFWALLDKHTGAKAKMLAKEMKHYSTRYF
- a CDS encoding SPOR domain-containing protein, which codes for MVGTVIKSLVSQGKRVIIPDFGAFLIKDSTLSSILTKENITFSPFLKYNDGFLEGELAHAHGLPKDDARLQVAAFVEAVKTALNVDKKAYEIPGLGFFYKDKQGNAAFSITSPSEEAPVKAAASMPVAEVAPSAPVEPELVGKPVEEAASAIPNIIFSPSQAEAPAADTGKEVEPVLEQIEQKPAAAEVKAEKKVESRPSKPIKEEKKQEQVTRASETSTPTAPRRKPKALLVSFILLAGALFVLNFFWSDIFGSQSDASKPKIVLDPIDSEQKAAETEKLEAKEVAQDAIDDQVVSTVEKTVNKPTSTDQEKPVKDAEPAKKVEAPKSADSKKVAAADPKKGAKESSSTAGKTYVVVLGSFQTSEGADKHVENLAKKKIKGHVLHRSTVYSVVTATYKTYEEAQAEQERAKSLGVDGWISSK